Proteins encoded within one genomic window of Citrobacter amalonaticus Y19:
- a CDS encoding putative fimbrial-like adhesin protein, producing MKLNFLLLLILMVVLPASYAGCKGNISYEDNLIIREDFSINSSQSESYTHQFNDLTCAGTNTISPLKTSDVIVGLYDDTVKLALKFTWVNSSDIGLASGKGDFSASYRVDVSPASSSASVNISAGAGNSVYIKDVTSLSSATATSQSSALFTLVVCLLSGKAWEPCITSYHNALAKDGGFYSSNLRLTYNRKQTTCKPEDLNIVLPDIALSELAVNGKIVSKNVSENIRLQCDNLFGDRKQTSRKMVAYLSSSDLVAGSSFILRGSSDNGVGFVLENNNQVVNISSVTGQGGATTLWKVDKPGDVVNSNTVIIPIVASYYVYDKSKVKPGNLSATALIYVKYD from the coding sequence ATGAAACTCAATTTTTTACTTTTACTGATTCTGATGGTGGTGTTGCCCGCATCTTACGCGGGGTGTAAAGGAAATATCTCTTACGAGGATAATCTAATCATACGTGAAGATTTTTCCATTAATTCCTCGCAGTCAGAATCTTATACTCACCAGTTTAACGATCTCACTTGCGCAGGGACGAATACTATTAGTCCATTAAAAACATCGGATGTTATTGTTGGATTATATGATGATACCGTCAAGCTAGCGTTGAAATTTACGTGGGTAAATAGTTCTGATATCGGTCTGGCAAGTGGGAAAGGTGATTTTTCAGCGAGCTATCGAGTCGATGTTTCGCCTGCAAGCAGTAGTGCATCTGTGAACATCTCTGCGGGGGCAGGGAACAGCGTCTATATCAAAGATGTGACTTCGCTTTCCAGCGCAACGGCTACTTCTCAGAGTTCAGCACTCTTTACCTTAGTGGTTTGCTTACTGTCGGGGAAAGCGTGGGAACCTTGCATCACAAGTTATCATAACGCGCTGGCAAAGGACGGCGGATTTTACTCTTCGAATTTGCGTTTAACCTACAACAGAAAGCAAACGACCTGCAAACCTGAAGATTTGAATATTGTACTGCCTGATATTGCTCTCTCGGAACTTGCTGTAAACGGAAAGATTGTCAGCAAAAATGTTTCCGAAAATATTCGATTGCAGTGCGATAATCTTTTTGGTGACCGCAAACAGACGTCACGCAAAATGGTTGCGTATCTTTCCAGCAGTGATTTAGTCGCGGGAAGCAGTTTTATTCTTCGGGGGAGTTCAGATAATGGTGTTGGATTTGTCCTGGAGAATAATAATCAAGTCGTCAATATATCCAGTGTGACCGGACAAGGTGGCGCAACCACATTATGGAAAGTGGATAAACCAGGGGACGTAGTGAACAGCAACACAGTGATCATTCCCATCGTTGCCAGTTATTACGTTTATGACAAAAGTAAAGTGAAACCGGGCAACCTCAGCGCAACCGCGTTAATTTACGTGAAGTACGACTGA
- a CDS encoding YadA C-terminal domain-containing protein: protein MVTDPTTNGAFFVSGIDGATYDLQKHEGQISALEAGKADVTQVNNVATYAQQIRTDHDNLVQRVTLDEQYDGQAIIKNRDDIATNKTNQQIVDNDQNVLISTNGGKADAALQRAATNQVAVANVQTKQKVQDGAIQTHTRQLANHETRITTLENQNNSRFSSMEKQQNDDRKEYRSGIAGAASIAGLHYVDTDNAIAVGAADFKNEQGYAMGYRHKFAENVAATVSYAGTSDGDSVVAASASLGW from the coding sequence GTGGTCACGGATCCCACGACCAATGGGGCTTTTTTTGTCTCTGGTATTGATGGTGCTACGTATGATTTACAAAAGCATGAAGGGCAAATATCTGCCCTGGAAGCGGGTAAAGCGGATGTGACTCAGGTGAATAATGTTGCCACTTATGCACAACAAATTCGTACCGATCATGATAACCTGGTGCAGCGTGTCACTCTGGATGAACAATATGACGGCCAGGCCATCATTAAGAATCGCGATGATATTGCTACTAACAAAACAAACCAGCAAATTGTCGATAACGATCAAAACGTGTTAATTAGCACTAATGGTGGTAAGGCTGACGCTGCGTTACAGCGTGCAGCAACTAACCAGGTCGCTGTAGCTAACGTGCAAACTAAACAAAAAGTGCAAGATGGCGCCATTCAGACTCACACCAGACAGTTAGCTAACCATGAAACGCGTATTACGACCCTGGAAAATCAAAATAATTCGCGCTTCTCTTCAATGGAAAAACAGCAAAACGACGATCGTAAAGAATATCGTAGTGGTATTGCAGGCGCCGCGTCTATCGCCGGACTTCACTATGTAGATACTGATAATGCTATTGCTGTTGGCGCTGCTGATTTTAAAAATGAACAAGGTTATGCCATGGGCTATCGTCATAAATTCGCAGAGAATGTCGCCGCAACGGTTAGCTATGCCGGAACGTCTGATGGTGATTCCGTCGTAGCGGCTTCTGCTTCATTAGGCTGGTAA
- the rcnB gene encoding Ni(II)/Co(II) efflux transporter accessory subunit RcnB, whose amino-acid sequence MKNKLVMGALLLASSAVWAAPATTVAAKGIDQYELSGFIADFTHFKPGDTVPEMYRTDEYTIKQWNLRNLPAPDAGTHWTYMGGAYVLINDADGKIIKAYDGEIFYHR is encoded by the coding sequence ATGAAGAATAAATTGGTGATGGGCGCGCTGCTGCTCGCATCCAGCGCGGTCTGGGCCGCACCCGCGACAACCGTCGCCGCGAAGGGGATTGATCAGTACGAACTCAGCGGCTTCATCGCGGACTTCACCCATTTCAAACCAGGCGATACGGTGCCAGAGATGTATCGCACTGACGAGTACACCATCAAGCAATGGAATCTGCGTAATTTACCTGCACCGGATGCCGGGACTCACTGGACCTATATGGGCGGTGCGTATGTGTTGATCAATGACGCTGACGGTAAAATTATTAAAGCCTACGATGGCGAGATTTTTTATCACCGCTAA
- a CDS encoding tyrosine-type recombinase/integrase, with translation MSDTFSLRFVDFQNLDGNMLHLKEKKTGKTRTILLTARALEIVAERQAANSGHEYLFQVESNRAKGKPISRVTVSTKFKEAGDRLGLHVAAHTPRKNLGYRSEAWCVIAHTHKVIRSFKSVNHAGLCGDHGKRYSGRIHGDRLLKLVNEFGLPNHVVT, from the coding sequence ATAAGTGACACCTTCTCGCTACGTTTTGTTGATTTTCAAAACCTGGATGGGAACATGTTGCACCTGAAGGAAAAGAAAACCGGAAAGACACGCACTATATTATTGACTGCCAGAGCGCTGGAAATCGTTGCAGAACGTCAGGCGGCAAATTCTGGTCATGAATATCTGTTTCAGGTTGAAAGCAACCGTGCAAAGGGAAAGCCGATCAGTCGGGTGACGGTCTCAACCAAATTTAAGGAAGCGGGTGATCGTCTGGGGCTGCATGTCGCGGCACATACACCACGTAAAAACCTGGGATATCGCTCTGAAGCGTGGTGTGTCATTGCCCACACTCACAAAGTTATACGGTCATTCAAGTCAGTCAATCACGCTGGCCTATGTGGGGATCATGGAAAGCGATATTCAGGACGTATTCACGGGGATCGATTACTGAAGCTCGTTAACGAGTTTGGTTTACCAAATCACGTAGTAACCTAG
- the thiD gene encoding bifunctional hydroxymethylpyrimidine kinase/phosphomethylpyrimidine kinase — translation MKRINALTIAGTDPSGGAGIQADLKTFSALGAYGCSVITALVAQNTRGVQSVYRIEPDFVAAQLDSVFSDVRIDTTKIGMLAETDIIEAVAERLQRHQVRNVVLDTVMLAKSGDPLLSPSAVETLRKRLLPQVSLITPNLPEAAALLDCPHARVEKEMLEQGRALLAMGCGAVLMKGGHLDDAQSPDWLFTAAGEQRFTAPRVMTKNTHGTGCTLSAALAALRPRHADWAGTVQEAKVWLSAALAQADTLEVGHGIGPVHHFHAYW, via the coding sequence ATGAAGCGGATTAACGCCCTGACCATTGCCGGCACCGATCCCAGCGGTGGCGCAGGCATTCAGGCCGATCTGAAAACCTTTTCGGCGCTCGGTGCCTACGGCTGTTCAGTGATTACCGCGCTGGTGGCGCAGAATACGCGTGGCGTACAGTCGGTCTATCGCATTGAACCGGATTTTGTCGCCGCGCAGCTCGATTCGGTGTTCAGCGATGTGCGCATTGATACCACCAAAATCGGCATGCTGGCGGAAACCGACATTATCGAGGCGGTGGCGGAGCGGTTGCAGCGCCATCAGGTGCGGAATGTAGTGCTCGACACGGTCATGCTGGCGAAAAGCGGCGATCCGTTGCTGTCGCCTTCCGCCGTTGAGACATTGCGCAAGCGACTGCTGCCGCAGGTTTCGCTGATTACGCCTAACCTGCCTGAAGCGGCGGCGTTGCTGGATTGTCCGCATGCGCGTGTGGAAAAGGAGATGCTGGAACAGGGACGGGCGCTGTTGGCGATGGGCTGTGGCGCGGTGTTAATGAAAGGTGGTCATCTGGATGATGCGCAAAGCCCCGACTGGCTGTTTACGGCTGCCGGTGAGCAGCGCTTTACCGCACCGCGGGTGATGACCAAAAACACGCACGGCACCGGTTGCACGCTCTCTGCGGCGCTGGCGGCGCTGCGTCCTCGACATGCTGACTGGGCCGGGACGGTGCAGGAGGCGAAAGTCTGGCTGTCGGCAGCGCTGGCGCAGGCGGATACGCTGGAGGTCGGGCACGGTATTGGACCTGTTCATCATTTCCACGCGTACTGGTAG
- the thiM gene encoding hydroxyethylthiazole kinase, producing the protein MQPDLHSREHAVCTLKQFRTLSPLTHCMTNDVVQSFTANTLLALGASPAMVIEPEEARQFAAIASALLINVGTLTQSRARAMRAAVEQANSAKTPWTLDPVAVGALEYRRRFCLELLAIKPAAVRGNASEILALAGESAGGRGVDATDAVATALPAAQILARQTGAIVVVTGEVDYVTDGERTLGVTGGDPLMTKVVGTGCALSAVVAASCALPGNRIENIASACGWMKLAGQIARKTCRGPGSFIPAFLDALYTLDTEVAA; encoded by the coding sequence ATGCAGCCTGACCTGCACAGCCGCGAACACGCGGTTTGTACCTTAAAACAATTTCGCACCCTTTCTCCGTTAACCCACTGTATGACCAATGACGTCGTGCAGAGTTTTACCGCCAATACGCTACTGGCGCTGGGCGCTTCTCCTGCGATGGTGATCGAGCCGGAAGAGGCTCGCCAGTTTGCCGCCATTGCCAGCGCCTTGCTGATTAACGTGGGTACGCTGACGCAGTCGCGCGCGCGGGCAATGCGAGCGGCGGTTGAGCAGGCGAACAGCGCAAAAACCCCCTGGACACTGGACCCCGTTGCCGTGGGCGCGCTCGAGTATCGTCGTCGTTTCTGCCTTGAGCTTCTTGCCATAAAACCCGCCGCCGTGCGCGGTAATGCCTCTGAGATCCTGGCGTTAGCCGGTGAAAGCGCCGGGGGACGCGGTGTGGATGCCACCGATGCGGTCGCAACGGCCCTGCCGGCGGCGCAGATTCTGGCACGTCAGACTGGCGCGATTGTGGTGGTCACTGGTGAAGTGGACTACGTCACGGACGGCGAGCGCACGCTGGGCGTCACCGGCGGCGACCCGTTGATGACGAAGGTCGTAGGCACCGGCTGTGCGCTTTCCGCCGTAGTGGCTGCCAGTTGTGCGCTGCCTGGAAACCGAATCGAAAATATCGCTTCTGCCTGTGGATGGATGAAGCTGGCGGGGCAGATTGCCCGCAAAACCTGTCGCGGACCCGGCAGTTTCATTCCGGCGTTTCTCGACGCGCTCTACACCCTGGATACGGAGGTCGCAGCATGA
- a CDS encoding IS5-like element IS5 family transposase (programmed frameshift), with product MSHQLTFADSEFSSKRRQTRKEIFLSRMEQILPWQNMVEVIEPFYPKAGNGRRPYPLETMLRIHCMQHWYNLSDGAMEDALYEIASMRLFARLSLDSALPDRTTIMNFRHLLEQHQLAGQLFKTINRWLAEAGVMMTQGTLVDATIIEAPSSTKNKEQQRDPEMHQTKKGNQWHFGMKAHIGVDAKSGLTHSLVTTAANEHDLNQLGNLLHGEEQFVSADAGYQGAPQREELAEVDVDWLIAERPGKVRTLKQHPRKNKTAINIEYMKASIRAKVEHPFRIIKRQFGFVKARYKGLLKNDNQLAMLFTLANLFRADQMIRQWERSH from the exons ATGAGTCATCAACTCACCTTCGCCGACAGTGAATTCAGCAGTAAGCGCCGTCAGACCAGAAAAGAGATTTTCTTGTCCCGCATGGAGCAGATTCTGCCATGGCAAAACATGGTGGAAGTCATCGAGCCGTTTTACCCCAAGGCTGGTAATGGCCGGCGACCTTATCCGCTGGAAACCATGCTACGCATTCACTGCATGCAGCATTGGTACAACCTGAGCGATGGCGCGATGGAAGATGCTCTGTACGAAATCGCCTCCATGCGTCTGTTTGCCCGGTTATCCCTGGATAGCGCCCTGCCGGACCGCACCACCATCATGAATTTCCGCCACCTGCTGGAGCAGCATCAACTGGCCG GCCAATTGTTCAAGACCATCAATCGCTGGCTGGCCGAAGCAGGCGTCATGATGACCCAAGGCACCTTGGTCGATGCCACCATCATTGAGGCACCCAGCTCGACCAAGAACAAAGAGCAGCAACGCGATCCGGAGATGCATCAGACCAAGAAAGGCAATCAGTGGCACTTTGGCATGAAGGCCCACATTGGTGTCGATGCCAAGAGTGGCCTGACCCACAGCCTAGTCACCACCGCGGCCAACGAGCATGACCTCAATCAGCTGGGTAATCTGCTGCATGGAGAGGAGCAATTTGTCTCAGCCGATGCCGGCTACCAAGGGGCGCCACAGCGCGAGGAGCTGGCCGAGGTGGATGTGGACTGGCTGATCGCCGAGCGCCCCGGCAAGGTAAGAACCTTGAAACAGCATCCACGCAAGAACAAAACGGCCATCAACATCGAATACATGAAAGCCAGCATCCGGGCCAAGGTGGAGCACCCATTTCGCATCATCAAGCGACAGTTCGGCTTCGTGAAAGCCAGATACAAGGGGTTGCTGAAAAACGATAACCAACTGGCGATGTTATTCACGCTGGCCAACCTGTTTCGGGCGGACCAAATGATACGTCAGTGGGAGAGATCTCACTAA